Below is a window of Staphylococcus succinus DNA.
CTTGCTAGCCACGCTATGAATACCCGAGGCACACCATTTAAAAATCTGGAGTAGAGAACTGAAGGCACACCGATTTCTATTGTTTTAGTTTCAGCTTCTGCTAAACCGAGCCCAACAGGTATGAAATCAGCAGCATTTTGAGTGTTAATTGCGAATAATGCTGGCAATGCCAAGTGTGGTGGGATATTGCCTTTTCCAATTTCTACACCAATCAATGTACCTAACACTTGACCAATCACTCCCCCTGGACCTAATAAGGGACTTAAAAATGGCAATGAACAAATCAATCCGATAGCTAATAATCCCCATATATTACCTGCAAGTGGTGACATCACTTGAGCAAACAGTTTACCGATACCTGAACCTTGAATAATTCCAATTAATAGTGCTACAAATCCCATAAAAGGAATAATTGTATGCAACATTGTATCTACAGCATCCCTTGCCGCTTGATAAAATGTATTAATAATTTTTCCGGCTCCAAGTCCAATTTTAGTTAAAATACCTACATGTTCTTGTTCAGCTCGCGTTTCCATAAGTTTTTTATCTTTTGAGTACATGCTATTAGTCGCTTCTTTATTTTGTGTCGCTGTTGAACTACTAACCATGGTTGTTTCCTCTTCTGTACCTAATTCTGAAACCTGACTGACATCAACGTTTGAAACATATATGTCTTCCGTAATGTATTGTCTAAGCGGACCACTTTTGCCGGTGGCCATAATATTAATAGTTGGAATCCCTTTTTTAGGATAAATACCACATCTTAATGTTCCTCCACAATCAATAATAATAGCCATGATTTCTTCTTCAGGGACTGATGTTTCAAAGCCGTTTACAGGATCTGCACCTGTAATTTCAGAAATTTTATCCACAATCTCAGGTTTATGTCCTCCTGTGATATAAACTAACTTCTTCTTGTCTCCTTCAACACCAAATGTTAACGGTCCTCCAAATCCTCCAGAACCTTTGACCACTTTTACTTTTTTATTCATTTATTTCACCTCATCCCTCTAATTTAATCTCTTTACTTAATTTTACTTTTTGTTGCTTTTCTACAAAGCTTGTTGTGAAGTCTGTAACCCAACCACCGATAAAGTTCACTAACAAACCAACTAATAGGTAACGTACAGCTAGATCTGTAGTTGGTAGTCCTAATTTTTGAATACCATTAGCTATCCCTAAGAAAATAAATAATTCCGCTGGATTAATGTGAGGAAATAATCCATTACTCGTGTGTGCAAATTGTGAAGCTGATGCAAAATAACTTGGTTTATATTTTTCTGGCATAAATCTTCCTAATGAATGAACCATCGGATTGGCTAACATAAATGATCCCAAAAATGGTAAGACTAAATAGCGCATTAACGGATTTTTAGCAGATTTTTGTGCAACAAAATTGATACGCTCTTCTCCAATTAATTGAATGAGTGTGTTCATAGCTATAAGCAACATAAGTACTAACGGTACAATCGTACCCATCCAATCTATAAATGTATCTGCACCAGTCTGAAATAATTTTATAAACGCTTCGGCAAATTTAACGACGTACTCCATGTTTCATACCCCTTTCACTTTTAAAAATATTATTCACTTTCTTTACTGCTTTCATCATTGGGGAAGGTATTTTCTCAATTTCCCCACCGCTTTCTACAACTTTTAGCGTGTGTTGAGCATCTAAGATTGCTTTGACTAATAGTTTGTTGAAATTAGTTAAATCTTTTCCTGTAATTTTATTGAGTTTCAGATTTTCTAAACCTTCTATTGGTTTGAACTTACTAAACACTGTTACCCCTTGCATGTATCGAGCATCTTCAATTTCATTTTTACCATTTAGCTGTAATAAGACGAGCGTTCCAGATTTGAATACTGATGGACGTCTACCAATAGCTACTTTCCCCTTATAACGTAATTCTGTATAATTTTTAGTAAAATTTTTTATTTGCAACCATCCTAGTAAATGTTGTACGACAAATCCGATAGCCGCTAATACAATTAGCAAAATAAAAAACATAATTTATCCCTTCATTTCTTGATTTAATAGTGTTTTAAATTCATAAAAGTTCGTATTGTGTGAAAATTTACTGATTAAAAACGTGTTTGTTGATAATGCTAAAACTTCTTCGTATATCCGAATTAATAATGCTTCATTAATTGCTTCTTCAGGTGTAGCAATAAGAACTATGATTTTTAAGTCGTGATAATCAGCACAACCATTTTCTAAAAGTATGACTTTTATACAAATACTGCTTTTTTTATGGCTTGCATGTGGAAATCCTAATTTCTTATTTATCGTAGACTTACTTTTTTCTCTATTGATAATGCATTTTTTAAAATCTTTATCTACTTTATTTTGCTCGTACAGCTCATCAGCCATCATCGCTATCATTTCTTGATATGTGTACTTATTATCCAAATAGTACAAATCATTTTCAGTCATACAGTCCGCAATCACACTTTTATTGAAGATATTTTTGCGATTTAAATCTTTATAAATTAAAAATTGTTCCACCTTTAGTTTAAGTATCTGTTCGTCAAAAGCATCTTCTATATATATAATTCGATTAAATAACCTATTTTCTTTAACTGTTGATATTACAATTTCATAATTATCTAGATCTTCTTCGTTAAAATCCGCTTTTTCAATCATAGTGATTTCAACTTGCTGACCAAATAATTTAATCACATTATTTTTTAATAATTTATAAACACTTAACCCATAATCAGTTAATATAGCTACTTTAGAAATATCTTTAACTTCTTGTTCTAATTTTTCTAAATATATACTAAAATATATCGTTAAATACCCCAGTTCTTCTTCAGAAACTTTTAAGTTTAAAGCTTTTGTAATATTTTCACCTAGTACTTTAGATAACTCAAATGCAAACGGAAATCTTTTTTTCATTTCAATTGCACTTTCGTTATGTAGCCTAATATCAAAAATAATCCGATTAATTAAATATTTAATGTGTAACCTGATATCTTTTGTAAATAATCCATCGTCTATTTCGATGCCAAAATATTTAATAACATCATCAATCGTGTGCGCAATAATATCATCAATTAAAGCTGCTTCAGAAGATGAAATTAATTCGTCCAAAATGGTAGCTCTTCTTCCCATTAATTGAATAACAACCAGTATCAGTTCTTTATTAATCTCTAAATTTTCATAATTTTCGGTTAAATATCTTTTCACAAAATCGATGGCTTTATAATCATTAGATACAAATACGTTATTATCTATTGCAAGATCACTATCCATAAATGCTTTTTCATCTACTCGATCAATTGTCACTTGAACTGCTACCACTAACCGTTGATAGGTTTGCTCATCTAATTTAAGCGACTTTTTTAATTCGAGTAATTGCTCACGCAGTTGTAAATCTATTTCTATACTCAAATATTTATTGGAAAATTTTTCTATAATTAGTTTTCTAATATCATATTCTCTACCGCTAATATATAATCCTACGTTAGGTTTACCAATAATTGAAACATCATATACTTCTAACTCCGCTTTCATATCTTTCAATAAATTACTCACACTCGTCTTACTCATGAAAGTATATTCTGCTATATCATCTATGGTGCATATTTTGTTTTTCAAAATTTGAAAAAATATGATTTCCATCTTATTATCATGTTCAGAATGTGCATTTTCTGTAAGTTCGATCACCTCATCAAGTTGGTTTAAGAATTGGTGTTCATTTTCAATATATATCGTTAAATTTTGTTGAATCTTTGTAATAGCAATCCTATTATCAAAGTAATCATTAATTTGTTTAACATAATTTAATAGTGTGCGCTCTGAAACTTCCACAAGAAATGATAATCTTTCTATTGAAGTATGATTATTAAGCAGTAATTGTATTATTTTTATATGCTTTCTATTTAACTTCATTGTACTCCCCTAACTTGATGGGATTATCCTCTGGATTTACCTCCTGAAATGTTAATTGTAGTTCCTGTAATATAGCTTGATTTATTTGAACTCAAGTAACATACTAAATCCGAAATTTCTTTCAATTTCCCTACTCTTCTTAAAGGAATTGATTTAGAATAATCTCCATTCAATTGATCTACAGTAATATTTCTACTATATGCCAATGCTTCTTCATATTGTTTGGTTCTTAAGCCCGTTTCTTCAATAATCCCTGGAGCTATTGCCACAACATTAATATTATATTTACCTAATTCTTTGGCCCAACTTCTTGTTAACCCAATTAATGCCGCTTTTGTAGCAGAATATAAGCTCTGCCCTTCGGAACCTTCTTGACCTGCTTCACTTGAAATATTGATGATTTTACCTGCATTTTGTTCGATAAAGTATTTAGTAACCGCTTGGCTAAACCATATAGGTCCTTTTAAATTTACATCAAACATAAAATTTAAATCTTTATCATTGATTTCATATTCTGGATGGCTACCAGCTGAATCCAGTAATAATCTTGGTAAATTTATACCCGCATTGTTAATTAAAACATCGATTTTCCCCTCTTTGTTATGAACTTCATTTACAGCCTTTTGTACATTGTCTCTATTGGTTACATCTACTTGTAAGAAGTGATAATTCTTTTTATTTAAATTGCTATCTTTTAAATCCGCATTATATACAATAGCACCATTTTCTAATAAATTAATTACGATTTCATTTCCTATTCCAGAACTTCCACCTGTTACAATTACAACTTTACTTTCAATTTCTAACCAGTTAGTCATCTAAAAATCCTCCTAATTTGTAATAAGCTTGTTACCATTGTATTTGTATTCGCTTACATAATTAATACAAACATTTATGTAAGTTTTGGAAAAAGTACAAATAATTGGCTGTAAGTTGATTATTACTGTTAGAATTCATGCAAAATAATTAGGATAATGCTTAAAGCAATACACTCCTCTGAAAGAAAACAAATCTTATTCTCAAATTAGTTATAATATCACTTTACTGTCCTATTTTTGATATACGTTGTATCATAGAGACATACACATTCATGTATTTTGCTTATTTAAATTATTATTTTATAATGAATTTTTATGAATAACGTTTGATTATCAAATGATTGGGAATTTGATAATCAATTAATGTTTAATTTTACATCTTTGATATTTCATTATTAATAGATATAAAACATTTTCTGATGAAATACCCACTTCTTAAGATCTTCCAAAATACCCTAATATTCGTAACTGTATCACTCGTATATTTGGCCCCGTTAAAATTTGTATTTTCACTAATCTCTATAGCGGTTAGCGTGTCCTTGTCCCTTCTAACTAGCGATTTATTATATCTTTTTAACTCTATCATCTATGCAAGCACTTTTTATTCAGTTGAATTTTATCAATGTAACATACACTTTTATTCACAAATGACTCATTTAATAAATATAGCACTGTAAAAACTTGATAGCTTATGCCTGTATATTTTTTTAAATCAGCGAAATATGTTTGAATTTTTTACCAAAGGAAACTATATAGGGTGCAACATTAATCTGATAACTAAATTGCCTTTAGTTTTATAATTTTGCAACGTTTTGTTTTTTAAAAATAATATTGAGATGAAACCTAATGGATATATTTTTAATACCATTGGTTCGTATTAATAATAAAGGGTGATAAAAATGAACAATAAAATCAATACGAGTGCACTGCTAACACTGAGCAACCTTCACGGGACAGGGGTCGCATACACATCAAGACCTTCTTATGACTCCAACCCATGGTTATCAAATGAAGAACATCAATCCAATTATTTAACAGGTCGTGAAATTCTAATTGCTGATCAACTCCCTATGCTTGTTCACCAAGCTAGTGTTACTGACAAACTCACTTCTTTGTTTGAGCTCGTTGGTTTAGAAATCCCTGATAATATTTTTACCTTTGATGATAAATATAGTTATGAATGTTTAATTCAACAGTTAGCTTATAAGGACGGAAATAAAATTTTATTTCAGTATCCACATAGCGAAGACGTTTTGAGTAATCATCATTATGGTGTAGATAAAGACCTTTTTATTGCTTTAAATAATAAATCTAGACTTGCAGAATGGACAAACAATAAATACTTGCCTGATAGAGAGGTTATCAATATAGAAGACTTTTCAAGTGCTATGTCTAGATGGTCATTTCCTTTTGTATTAAAAATTGGGGATGATTTACCAACATCTGGTGGGAATGGGGTTATGATTTGCGATAATAATAATGACCTTGAACTTGCTAAAATGAAAATTTCAAATGATCAAAATATATCTAAGACAATAATCATAGAAAGAAAAATAGAGGCTAGAATGAATTATTCGGTTCAATATGCTTATTCAAAATCTAAAGGTCTGATATTTTTAGGCGCTACTGAACAACTCACTGATACAGCCGGACACTATCAAGGAAATCATAAATTAGAACATATTCCTCAAGCAGTTGTTCAAGCTGGCAAAGAGATTATGCAAACAGCCGTTGATAAAGGCTATTTAGGTGTCGCTGGTTTTGACTTATTGGTTGATAAAAATGAAAACATATATGCAATAGATCTGAATTTTAGACAAAATGCTTCAACAA
It encodes the following:
- a CDS encoding SDR family oxidoreductase, producing the protein MTNWLEIESKVVIVTGGSSGIGNEIVINLLENGAIVYNADLKDSNLNKKNYHFLQVDVTNRDNVQKAVNEVHNKEGKIDVLINNAGINLPRLLLDSAGSHPEYEINDKDLNFMFDVNLKGPIWFSQAVTKYFIEQNAGKIINISSEAGQEGSEGQSLYSATKAALIGLTRSWAKELGKYNINVVAIAPGIIEETGLRTKQYEEALAYSRNITVDQLNGDYSKSIPLRRVGKLKEISDLVCYLSSNKSSYITGTTINISGGKSRG
- the srlA gene encoding PTS glucitol/sorbitol transporter subunit IIC: MEYVVKFAEAFIKLFQTGADTFIDWMGTIVPLVLMLLIAMNTLIQLIGEERINFVAQKSAKNPLMRYLVLPFLGSFMLANPMVHSLGRFMPEKYKPSYFASASQFAHTSNGLFPHINPAELFIFLGIANGIQKLGLPTTDLAVRYLLVGLLVNFIGGWVTDFTTSFVEKQQKVKLSKEIKLEG
- a CDS encoding BglG family transcription antiterminator translates to MKLNRKHIKIIQLLLNNHTSIERLSFLVEVSERTLLNYVKQINDYFDNRIAITKIQQNLTIYIENEHQFLNQLDEVIELTENAHSEHDNKMEIIFFQILKNKICTIDDIAEYTFMSKTSVSNLLKDMKAELEVYDVSIIGKPNVGLYISGREYDIRKLIIEKFSNKYLSIEIDLQLREQLLELKKSLKLDEQTYQRLVVAVQVTIDRVDEKAFMDSDLAIDNNVFVSNDYKAIDFVKRYLTENYENLEINKELILVVIQLMGRRATILDELISSSEAALIDDIIAHTIDDVIKYFGIEIDDGLFTKDIRLHIKYLINRIIFDIRLHNESAIEMKKRFPFAFELSKVLGENITKALNLKVSEEELGYLTIYFSIYLEKLEQEVKDISKVAILTDYGLSVYKLLKNNVIKLFGQQVEITMIEKADFNEEDLDNYEIVISTVKENRLFNRIIYIEDAFDEQILKLKVEQFLIYKDLNRKNIFNKSVIADCMTENDLYYLDNKYTYQEMIAMMADELYEQNKVDKDFKKCIINREKSKSTINKKLGFPHASHKKSSICIKVILLENGCADYHDLKIIVLIATPEEAINEALLIRIYEEVLALSTNTFLISKFSHNTNFYEFKTLLNQEMKG
- a CDS encoding transcriptional regulator GutM, translating into MFFILLIVLAAIGFVVQHLLGWLQIKNFTKNYTELRYKGKVAIGRRPSVFKSGTLVLLQLNGKNEIEDARYMQGVTVFSKFKPIEGLENLKLNKITGKDLTNFNKLLVKAILDAQHTLKVVESGGEIEKIPSPMMKAVKKVNNIFKSERGMKHGVRR
- the ldmS gene encoding L-aspartate--L-methionine ligase LdmS, whose product is MNNKINTSALLTLSNLHGTGVAYTSRPSYDSNPWLSNEEHQSNYLTGREILIADQLPMLVHQASVTDKLTSLFELVGLEIPDNIFTFDDKYSYECLIQQLAYKDGNKILFQYPHSEDVLSNHHYGVDKDLFIALNNKSRLAEWTNNKYLPDREVINIEDFSSAMSRWSFPFVLKIGDDLPTSGGNGVMICDNNNDLELAKMKISNDQNISKTIIIERKIEARMNYSVQYAYSKSKGLIFLGATEQLTDTAGHYQGNHKLEHIPQAVVQAGKEIMQTAVDKGYLGVAGFDLLVDKNENIYAIDLNFRQNASTSLLMLAPMLKSGHHKFFTYISPCDNKLFFNTIFKYVQKGILFPIAYYDGDWHSDDGIKSRFCGIWHGGSKDYLEKSEIQFLKEIDTSLINN
- the srlE gene encoding PTS glucitol/sorbitol transporter subunit IIB, producing MNKKVKVVKGSGGFGGPLTFGVEGDKKKLVYITGGHKPEIVDKISEITGADPVNGFETSVPEEEIMAIIIDCGGTLRCGIYPKKGIPTINIMATGKSGPLRQYITEDIYVSNVDVSQVSELGTEEETTMVSSSTATQNKEATNSMYSKDKKLMETRAEQEHVGILTKIGLGAGKIINTFYQAARDAVDTMLHTIIPFMGFVALLIGIIQGSGIGKLFAQVMSPLAGNIWGLLAIGLICSLPFLSPLLGPGGVIGQVLGTLIGVEIGKGNIPPHLALPALFAINTQNAADFIPVGLGLAEAETKTIEIGVPSVLYSRFLNGVPRVFIAWLASFGLYK